The following coding sequences are from one Niveibacterium umoris window:
- a CDS encoding GlxA family transcriptional regulator codes for MTTPQRYGFLLLPGFPMFALAGALEVLGAANGLLGEQGYAPYLLSLDGASVAAGGGARVEVNAGFAEATELHAVFVVSDHSLGALDLGACCQWLAARGDAGCLIGGIGTGAAVLADAGLLRGHRATVHWPHVAEVAERHAETVVSSNLYEIDRGRLTCAGGTASVDMLLAWMGVRHGERVAQEIAAQLGLERIRARDERQLVPSAARIGGGSAKLAEALALMEANLSEPLPTEDIARLVGVSRRQLERLFKQHLDALPSRYYLDLRLTRARRLLQQSSQSILQIGLACGFASGPHFSNAYRSHFGRTPREERSQRAAAWRDVAPVREESP; via the coding sequence TTGACCACACCCCAGCGCTACGGCTTCCTGCTGCTGCCCGGATTCCCGATGTTCGCCCTCGCGGGCGCGCTCGAGGTGCTGGGTGCCGCGAATGGCCTGCTGGGCGAGCAGGGCTACGCGCCGTATCTGCTGTCGCTCGACGGTGCGTCGGTTGCCGCTGGCGGTGGCGCGCGGGTCGAGGTAAACGCAGGCTTTGCCGAAGCGACCGAGCTGCATGCGGTGTTCGTGGTGTCGGACCACAGTCTTGGCGCACTTGATCTGGGCGCCTGCTGCCAATGGCTTGCAGCGCGCGGCGATGCCGGTTGCCTGATCGGGGGTATCGGCACCGGCGCTGCAGTCCTCGCCGACGCTGGCCTGCTGCGCGGGCATCGCGCCACGGTGCACTGGCCGCACGTTGCGGAAGTCGCCGAGCGGCACGCCGAGACGGTCGTCTCCTCGAACCTGTACGAAATCGACCGTGGGCGCCTGACGTGCGCCGGCGGCACCGCCAGCGTCGACATGCTGCTGGCGTGGATGGGGGTGCGGCACGGCGAGCGGGTGGCGCAGGAAATCGCCGCGCAACTCGGGCTCGAGCGCATTCGCGCACGCGACGAACGCCAGCTGGTGCCCAGCGCTGCGCGAATCGGCGGTGGCTCGGCCAAGCTCGCCGAAGCACTTGCGCTGATGGAAGCGAACCTGAGCGAACCCTTGCCGACCGAAGACATCGCGCGGCTGGTCGGCGTGTCGCGCCGTCAGCTCGAACGTCTCTTCAAGCAGCACCTCGATGCGTTGCCCTCACGGTATTACCTCGATCTGCGCCTGACTCGCGCGCGTCGCCTGCTGCAACAGAGCAGCCAGTCGATCCTGCAGATCGGGCTGGCCTGCGGCTTCGCTTCGGGCCCGCACTTTTCCAACGCGTACCGCAGTCACTTCGGCCGCACCCCGCGCGAGGAACGCAGCCAGCGCGCTGCCGCGTGGCGTGACGTAGCCCCGGTACGAGAGGAGTCCCCATGA
- a CDS encoding arginine N-succinyltransferase, with protein sequence MSFSPGQFVLRPSTPEDLPAIERIAAASTFGINSLPPDRDFLLARIERSQHAFQTLDDASGEERYLFVLEDLAAGRVIGTSGIAASAGFHDRFYSYRNEFAVHASEALGESNRIHTLHLCHDLTGYTLLTSFYIEPEYADTVAPQLLSRARLLFIAEFAERFADRIAAETPGLCDAGGNSPFWDEVGRRFFNMDYPQAERLAGGRSKSFIAELMPHSPIYVPLLPETAQWAIGQLHPDGELPFSILLDEGFEADTYVDVFDAGPTVEARLAMLRTVRHARRATVVDAAVARGPWQLVTRTVREGFRATLAPVDAHGPAGLDAATRARLGVSIGDAVRVSPLVVDEACGEEGEA encoded by the coding sequence ATGAGTTTTTCTCCCGGGCAGTTCGTGCTGCGCCCCTCGACGCCGGAAGACCTGCCGGCGATCGAGCGCATCGCAGCCGCCAGCACATTCGGCATCAATTCGCTGCCGCCTGATCGCGACTTCCTGCTCGCGCGCATCGAACGCTCGCAGCATGCCTTCCAGACGCTCGACGACGCGAGCGGCGAAGAGCGCTACCTGTTCGTGCTCGAAGATCTGGCCGCCGGCCGTGTGATCGGCACCAGCGGCATCGCGGCGAGCGCCGGCTTCCATGATCGCTTCTACAGCTATCGCAACGAGTTCGCGGTGCACGCCAGCGAGGCCCTCGGCGAGAGCAACCGCATCCACACATTGCACCTTTGCCACGATCTCACCGGCTATACCCTGCTGACCTCGTTCTACATCGAGCCGGAGTACGCCGACACGGTCGCGCCGCAGTTGCTGTCGCGGGCTCGCCTGCTCTTCATTGCCGAGTTTGCCGAGCGCTTCGCCGACCGCATCGCGGCCGAGACACCGGGGCTGTGTGATGCGGGCGGCAATTCCCCGTTCTGGGACGAAGTCGGGCGCCGCTTCTTCAACATGGACTACCCGCAGGCCGAGCGTCTTGCCGGCGGCCGCAGCAAGAGCTTCATTGCCGAGCTGATGCCGCACTCGCCGATCTATGTACCGCTGTTGCCCGAGACTGCGCAGTGGGCGATCGGCCAGTTGCACCCCGATGGCGAACTGCCTTTCTCGATCCTGCTTGACGAAGGCTTCGAGGCCGATACCTATGTCGATGTGTTCGACGCAGGCCCCACGGTCGAGGCGCGTCTGGCGATGCTGCGCACCGTGCGGCACGCACGCCGCGCGACGGTGGTCGATGCGGCGGTCGCGCGCGGTCCATGGCAACTCGTGACGCGCACCGTGCGCGAAGGCTTCCGCGCCACGCTGGCGCCGGTCGATGCGCACGGCCCGGCGGGGCTGGATGCCGCGACGCGCGCGCGTCTGGGTGTGTCAATCGGCGATGCGGTGCGTGTGTCACCCCTGGTGGTGGATGAAGCGTGCGGCGAGGAGGGTGAGGCGTGA
- a CDS encoding arginine N-succinyltransferase has protein sequence MTLLRIRCARADDLPAIAGLMADCGRPQVRPQLPTLPGEHALVVEAGEGGAVLGCLRLRAAIGLQQPRYWYHVGCVVHAARELQLFQRQRTLLLGNNHTGASELADIAWARSGVPLAEQGLILKLLVQATLLLMARRREAFASHLVVELPGLRDAAGQAPFWLGLGRQFCRRDPLLAREQFGDEWRAHAAALLPRQTIYASFLPPGAQEAIAQAAPSARVLQDVLEAAGMRYSHHISIDDGGPVLEADVDTLGTVTAGRLWSLVQRDAAGPGVPMLVAHGDAGNWHAVMAQATLHGGRLALLPDDLARLGAHSGEQVWAAPLRSEFDAMPAVGGHSAPDA, from the coding sequence GTGACGCTGCTGAGAATCCGGTGCGCCCGCGCCGATGATTTGCCGGCCATCGCCGGACTGATGGCCGACTGCGGCCGACCGCAGGTGAGGCCTCAGTTGCCGACCTTGCCCGGCGAACATGCATTGGTCGTGGAGGCGGGTGAGGGGGGCGCTGTGCTCGGCTGCCTGCGCTTGCGGGCCGCCATCGGGCTCCAGCAGCCGCGTTACTGGTACCACGTTGGCTGCGTCGTGCATGCGGCGCGCGAGCTGCAGCTCTTCCAGCGCCAGCGCACGCTGCTGCTCGGCAACAACCATACCGGTGCGAGCGAACTGGCGGACATCGCCTGGGCGCGCAGCGGCGTGCCGCTGGCCGAACAGGGGCTGATCCTCAAGCTGCTGGTGCAGGCGACGCTGCTGCTGATGGCGCGCCGGCGCGAGGCCTTTGCCAGCCACCTGGTGGTGGAACTGCCAGGGCTGCGTGATGCCGCCGGGCAAGCGCCCTTCTGGCTGGGGCTGGGTCGGCAGTTCTGCCGGCGCGATCCCTTGCTGGCGCGCGAGCAGTTCGGCGACGAATGGCGCGCGCATGCGGCCGCGCTCTTGCCGCGCCAGACCATCTACGCATCGTTCCTGCCGCCCGGTGCGCAAGAAGCGATTGCGCAGGCTGCACCCAGCGCACGGGTGCTGCAGGACGTGCTCGAGGCCGCCGGCATGCGCTACAGCCACCACATCAGCATCGACGATGGCGGGCCGGTGCTAGAGGCGGATGTCGATACGCTCGGCACCGTGACCGCGGGCCGCCTCTGGTCGCTTGTCCAGCGCGATGCGGCGGGGCCGGGCGTGCCGATGTTGGTGGCGCATGGCGATGCAGGCAACTGGCATGCGGTCATGGCGCAGGCCACCCTGCATGGCGGGCGCCTGGCGCTGCTGCCGGACGACCTCGCTCGACTGGGCGCCCACTCCGGCGAGCAGGTGTGGGCCGCACCCTTGCGCAGCGAATTCGACGCAATGCCCGCCGTCGGCGGCCACTCGGCGCCCGACGCCTGA
- a CDS encoding YfcC family protein has translation MKLRLPNTYVLLLSLLALIALSTWIVPGGKFETTVVAGKTLVVPGSYHLVEARPQGLAALLTAPIKGFVEAALIIGFVLIVGGAFSVLQKTEAIDAMIKSVARAHSRSAWVRAAVIPVFVGLFALGGATFGMAEEAIPFVMIFIPLALALRLDTLTGMTIPFVGSQIGFATAFLNPFNVGVAQGIAGVPMFSGIGYRAICWAVATAITIGFLQWWAARIRRTPELSPTFALDQERRKTLDLASFEQFAGMTGRHKLVLWLFAATLLGMIFGVVRFGWYIEEIAALFLVMALAVGLVARLSADELTGAFLHGAKDLVGTALVIALAKGTVILMRDGQVIDTLLNALAPLVASDSPVFAAQKMFVIQSVINFFIHSGTGQAALTMPIMAPLADLVGITRQTAILAFQFGELATAIIPTSGITVGVLALSGVPYTTWVRWMLPLQGLYLIMALVLLAPPALLGWQ, from the coding sequence ATGAAGTTGCGCCTGCCCAACACCTATGTGCTACTGCTTTCGCTGCTGGCGCTGATCGCGCTGTCGACCTGGATCGTGCCTGGGGGCAAGTTCGAGACCACCGTCGTCGCCGGCAAGACCCTGGTCGTGCCCGGCAGCTACCATCTGGTCGAAGCGCGGCCGCAGGGCCTCGCCGCACTGCTGACCGCGCCGATCAAGGGTTTCGTCGAGGCCGCACTGATCATCGGCTTCGTGCTGATCGTCGGCGGCGCCTTCTCGGTGCTGCAGAAGACCGAGGCCATCGACGCCATGATCAAGTCCGTCGCCCGCGCCCACAGCCGCTCGGCCTGGGTGCGCGCCGCGGTGATCCCGGTCTTCGTCGGTCTATTCGCGCTGGGGGGCGCCACCTTCGGCATGGCGGAAGAGGCGATCCCCTTCGTGATGATCTTCATCCCGCTGGCGCTGGCGCTGCGGCTCGATACGCTGACCGGCATGACGATTCCCTTCGTCGGCTCGCAGATCGGCTTCGCCACCGCCTTCCTAAACCCCTTCAACGTCGGCGTCGCGCAGGGCATCGCAGGCGTGCCGATGTTCTCCGGCATTGGTTACCGGGCGATCTGCTGGGCGGTCGCGACCGCCATCACCATCGGTTTCCTGCAGTGGTGGGCGGCGCGCATCCGCCGCACGCCGGAGCTGAGCCCGACCTTCGCACTGGATCAGGAGCGCCGCAAGACGCTCGACCTCGCCAGCTTCGAGCAGTTCGCTGGCATGACCGGCCGGCACAAGCTGGTGCTGTGGCTGTTCGCCGCCACGCTGCTCGGCATGATCTTCGGCGTGGTGCGTTTCGGCTGGTACATCGAGGAGATCGCTGCGCTGTTCCTGGTGATGGCGCTGGCGGTCGGCCTCGTTGCGCGGCTGTCGGCCGACGAGCTGACCGGCGCCTTTCTCCACGGCGCCAAGGACCTTGTCGGCACCGCGCTGGTGATCGCGCTGGCCAAGGGCACGGTGATCCTGATGCGCGACGGGCAGGTCATCGACACGCTGCTCAACGCGCTGGCACCGCTGGTCGCTTCCGACAGCCCGGTGTTCGCGGCGCAGAAGATGTTCGTGATCCAGTCGGTGATCAACTTCTTCATCCACTCCGGCACCGGGCAAGCCGCGCTGACCATGCCGATCATGGCGCCGCTGGCCGATCTGGTCGGCATCACGCGCCAGACCGCGATCCTCGCCTTCCAGTTCGGCGAACTGGCCACCGCGATCATCCCGACCTCAGGCATCACGGTCGGTGTGTTGGCGCTCTCTGGCGTGCCCTACACCACCTGGGTGCGCTGGATGCTGCCGCTGCAGGGCCTGTACCTGATCATGGCCCTGGTCCTGCTGGCGCCGCCGGCCTTGCTCGGCTGGCAGTGA
- a CDS encoding GNAT family N-acetyltransferase → MTSRSNPAPDAPAPTDTLPRVAARVVLRRLRGSDLHAFQAYRGDPEVGRYQGWSPMPDANAASFLAEMSAAPLLRQGEWVQLGIAALETDVLLGDIGLFLSPDGAHAEIGFTLARAAQGQGIAREAVREAIDMVFARTAVTEVRAITDARNLASVGLLQRLGFTLQARCETTFRGEPCVELVYRLGRTA, encoded by the coding sequence ATGACATCACGCTCGAATCCGGCGCCGGACGCCCCAGCGCCCACCGACACCCTGCCGCGCGTGGCGGCTCGCGTTGTGCTGCGACGCCTGCGCGGTTCGGATCTGCACGCCTTCCAGGCCTATCGCGGCGACCCCGAAGTCGGGCGCTATCAGGGCTGGTCGCCCATGCCGGATGCGAACGCCGCGTCATTCCTCGCCGAGATGAGCGCCGCGCCGCTGCTCCGACAGGGGGAATGGGTGCAACTCGGAATCGCCGCATTGGAGACCGATGTACTGCTGGGCGACATCGGCCTCTTCCTGTCGCCGGACGGCGCCCATGCCGAAATCGGATTCACGCTGGCGCGCGCCGCCCAGGGTCAGGGCATCGCGCGCGAGGCGGTACGCGAAGCCATCGACATGGTGTTTGCGCGCACCGCGGTGACGGAGGTGCGGGCGATCACCGATGCCCGCAATCTCGCATCGGTTGGCCTGCTGCAGCGACTCGGCTTCACATTGCAGGCGCGCTGCGAAACGACGTTTCGCGGCGAGCCATGCGTCGAACTCGTCTACCGCCTCGGGCGAACCGCTTAG
- a CDS encoding tetratricopeptide repeat protein yields MKAILALLFAALLSACASKPVVQETPILRDALFAPPTTRVDSDAVFALSSDMRSYLAGPAAPILAGKGPRAGLVEALYHQDQLKLRYDSSLTRTAAEAFASRSGNCLSLVIMTGAFAREVGLAVRYQRYTADPALGRSGSLQLSIDHVNLTLDTHHPDPTLQNRPVDPMTIDFLPPEDLRGLRMQPISERTVMAMFMNNRAAETLAEGQVDNAYWWARAAIQTDPDFASAYNTLGVVYRRHGNPDAAELAFNATLQREPGNTLAMSNLADALAALGRKEESQALLQRLASIDPEPPFHYFDRGMAAMQAGDYAGARDLFAHEVKRAPDYHEFHFWLGLALYHLGDLPMAQQQITLAEENSTTGNDRTRYAAKLAHLRSLQSR; encoded by the coding sequence ATGAAGGCAATCCTTGCGCTGCTGTTCGCTGCCCTGCTCTCGGCCTGCGCGTCGAAACCGGTGGTGCAGGAGACGCCCATCCTGCGCGACGCGCTGTTCGCGCCACCCACCACACGCGTCGATAGCGACGCGGTATTCGCACTCAGCAGCGACATGCGCAGCTACCTGGCCGGCCCCGCGGCGCCGATTCTCGCCGGCAAGGGCCCGCGCGCAGGGCTCGTCGAAGCCTTGTACCACCAGGATCAACTCAAGCTGCGCTACGACAGCAGCCTCACCCGCACCGCCGCCGAAGCCTTCGCCTCGCGATCCGGCAACTGCCTGTCACTGGTGATCATGACCGGCGCCTTCGCGCGCGAGGTCGGCTTGGCCGTGCGCTACCAGCGCTACACCGCCGACCCCGCGCTGGGCCGCAGCGGCAGCCTGCAGTTGTCGATCGATCACGTGAACCTCACGCTCGACACCCATCACCCCGACCCTACGCTGCAGAACCGGCCGGTCGATCCGATGACGATCGACTTCCTGCCGCCGGAGGATCTGCGGGGCCTGCGCATGCAGCCGATCAGCGAACGCACGGTGATGGCGATGTTCATGAACAACCGCGCGGCCGAGACGCTCGCCGAGGGGCAGGTCGACAACGCCTACTGGTGGGCGCGCGCCGCGATCCAGACCGACCCCGACTTCGCCAGCGCCTACAACACGCTGGGCGTCGTCTACCGACGTCACGGCAATCCCGATGCCGCCGAACTCGCCTTCAACGCCACGCTGCAGCGCGAGCCGGGCAACACGCTGGCGATGTCGAACCTGGCCGACGCGCTCGCCGCGCTCGGGCGCAAAGAGGAATCCCAAGCGCTATTGCAACGCCTCGCGAGCATCGACCCGGAACCGCCCTTCCACTATTTCGACCGCGGCATGGCCGCGATGCAGGCGGGGGACTACGCCGGCGCGCGCGACCTGTTCGCCCATGAAGTCAAACGTGCCCCCGACTACCACGAGTTTCACTTCTGGCTGGGCCTCGCGCTCTACCACCTCGGCGACCTGCCGATGGCCCAGCAGCAGATCACGCTCGCCGAAGAAAACAGCACCACCGGCAACGACCGCACACGCTACGCGGCCAAGCTGGCGCATCTGCGCAGCCTGCAGTCGCGCTGA